A window from Anser cygnoides isolate HZ-2024a breed goose chromosome 1, Taihu_goose_T2T_genome, whole genome shotgun sequence encodes these proteins:
- the LOC106035717 gene encoding granulocyte-macrophage colony-stimulating factor receptor subunit alpha-like isoform X3 produces MASVPSVPLYYNRHRETSLQGGDMNGTAIENFICVIYNVSFMNCTWHVSRTAPGDTQYFLYWKSSRKEDFIGCQNYVKDNCGRHTGCRFQNVTIKNKSAYFLVNGSGQNIQSYKNMIALYKIEKLTPPLNVTVNCTGLSHSCEIKWQPPRTSHVKRNTCFKYQVVIEKKADPEKGIKDTSKMETNITGNSYIFDSFNAEKRYSIKIRATDNGCLVSKNWGEWSTPVEFGGEQLMSTSSYVLLLVSGLAASIVFFLCAVNIYLKIVPARVLQPKDPFHEIAPVNFQTEYENQLIRHETEEIITVIEEVA; encoded by the exons ATGGCTTCCGTCCCTTCTGTGCCCCTTTACTATAATCGTCACAGGGAAACATCTTTGCAAGGAGGag ACATGAATGGCACAGCCATAGAAAATTTTATCTGTGTGATATATAATGTTTCCTTCATGAACTGCACTTGGCATGTgagcaggacagctccaggagATACCCAATATTTCCTGTACTGGAAGAGCTCACG GAAAGAAGATTTCATAGGATGCCAGAATTATGTCAAAGATAATTGTGGAAGGCACACCGGATGTAGATTCCAAAATGTGACAATAAAGAATAAGAGTGCTTATTTCCTGGTAAATGGAAGTGGACAAAACATTCAGTCCTACAAGAATATGATTGCTCTGTACAAAATTG agaaGCTCACCCCTCCATTAAATGTCACTGTGAACTGTACAGGACTTTCTCATAGTTGTGAAATTAAGTGGCAACCACCTCGTACAAGTCATGTGAAAAGAAACACTTGTTTCAAATATCAAGTTGTCATAGAAAAGAAG GCTGATCCTGAGAAAGGCATCAAAGACACATCTAAAATG GAAACAAACATCACTGGAAACTCCTACATATTTGACAGCTTCAATGCAGAAAAAAGATACAGCATCAAAATCAGAGCTACTGACAATGGTTGCTTAGTGAGCAAAAACTGGGGGGAGTGGAGTACACCTGTAGAGTTTG GAGGAGAACAACTTATGTCTACTTCATCATATGTGCTACTTCTGGTATCAGGACTGGCAGCAAGTATCgtattttttctctgtgcagt aaacatttatttgaaaatagtaCCTGCTAGAGTACTACAGCCAAAAGACCCATTCCATGAGATCGCTCCAGTGAATTTCCAG ACAGAATATGAGAATCAATTAATAAGGcatgaaactgaagaaataataacCGTTATTGAAGAAGTGGCATAA